The Achromobacter deleyi genome has a window encoding:
- a CDS encoding TRAP transporter substrate-binding protein has product MQRRAFLKQTALGAAAGSAVLAAPVVAQEAPNVAWRLASSFPNESPTLFAGAEDVARYVGEVTEGRFSIEIFPAGDLVQPGQVLEAVQHRIVDCGHTASTRYFDTDPALCFDAGVPFGLNTRQMNAWMSQGEGLALTRVLFDKYNILNFPCGYTGAQMGGWFRGEIKTVDDLRGLKVKAGGFARHVLSRLGAIPVDVPAAETYAALEQGVVDAVAWIGPYDDERLALYKVARNYYFPGWWAGTLQLSLYVNQDAYDELPRPYQSALALACGMATSNMIAKYDAGNPDALRRLVSHGAQLKAFPKPVLQACHEASLAAYKELSAKDPMFKKLYDSMTAFRDKQIPWFRVAEGSFDNLVATLGQPGA; this is encoded by the coding sequence ATGCAACGCCGCGCGTTCTTAAAGCAAACCGCCTTGGGCGCCGCCGCGGGCAGCGCCGTGTTGGCGGCCCCGGTGGTCGCGCAGGAAGCTCCCAACGTCGCGTGGCGGCTGGCATCCAGTTTTCCGAACGAATCGCCCACGCTGTTCGCGGGCGCGGAAGACGTCGCGCGCTATGTGGGCGAGGTGACGGAAGGGCGCTTCAGCATCGAGATCTTCCCCGCCGGCGATCTGGTGCAACCCGGCCAGGTGCTGGAAGCCGTGCAGCATCGCATCGTTGATTGCGGCCATACGGCATCGACCCGCTATTTCGACACCGACCCGGCGCTCTGTTTTGACGCCGGCGTGCCTTTCGGCCTGAACACTCGTCAGATGAACGCCTGGATGAGCCAGGGCGAAGGCCTGGCGCTTACGCGCGTCTTGTTCGACAAGTACAACATTTTGAACTTCCCCTGCGGCTACACCGGCGCGCAGATGGGGGGCTGGTTCCGTGGCGAGATCAAGACCGTGGACGATTTGCGCGGCCTCAAGGTGAAGGCTGGCGGCTTTGCCCGTCATGTGCTGTCGCGCCTGGGCGCCATCCCCGTCGACGTGCCCGCGGCTGAAACGTACGCCGCGCTGGAGCAGGGCGTTGTGGACGCCGTTGCGTGGATCGGGCCCTACGACGATGAGCGTCTGGCGCTCTACAAGGTGGCGCGGAATTATTATTTTCCGGGTTGGTGGGCGGGAACTCTGCAGTTGTCGCTGTACGTCAATCAGGATGCCTACGACGAACTGCCCAGGCCTTATCAGTCCGCGCTGGCGCTGGCCTGCGGCATGGCCACCAGCAACATGATCGCCAAGTACGACGCCGGCAACCCGGATGCGCTGCGCCGGCTGGTGTCGCATGGCGCGCAATTGAAGGCGTTTCCCAAGCCGGTCTTGCAAGCCTGCCATGAGGCATCCCTTGCCGCTTACAAGGAATTGAGCGCCAAGGACCCGATGTTCAAGAAGCTCTACGACAGCATGACTGCGTTCCGGGACAAGCAGATTCCCTGGTTCCGCGTGGCCGAGGGCAGCTTCGACAATCTGGTCGCGACGCTGGGGCAGCCGGGCGCGTAG
- the truA gene encoding tRNA pseudouridine(38-40) synthase TruA yields MSRVALGLAYDGSAWQGWQTQPHRQTVQDTLESALGSFCGVAGPVPTICAGRTDTGVHGAMQVVHLDTSLDRRMESWVRGVNAFLPPSISVQWAQHVSDEFHARFSARARTYVYLLWRGRVRPALWAGRAGWCFQPLDVDAMRAAANALVGEHDFSSFRSSQCQAKHPVRHMHRLDIEERGPFLVFTLKANAFLHHMVRNIMGALLQVGQGRESVDWMAQLLSWRDRKLGAPTFAPDGLYLSAIDYPEAFGLEELDGGSLLLSPFTQSY; encoded by the coding sequence ATGTCTAGAGTTGCATTGGGGCTGGCGTATGACGGCTCCGCTTGGCAGGGTTGGCAGACACAGCCGCACCGGCAAACGGTGCAGGACACACTGGAATCCGCCCTGGGCAGTTTCTGTGGTGTCGCGGGCCCGGTGCCCACGATTTGCGCCGGCCGCACGGACACGGGCGTGCACGGCGCGATGCAGGTGGTCCACCTGGATACCTCGCTGGACCGGCGGATGGAGTCCTGGGTGCGGGGCGTGAACGCGTTTCTGCCGCCCAGCATTTCGGTGCAATGGGCACAGCATGTGTCCGACGAATTCCACGCGCGGTTTTCCGCCCGTGCGCGCACCTATGTATATTTGCTCTGGCGCGGCCGGGTTCGTCCGGCGCTGTGGGCGGGGCGGGCCGGCTGGTGCTTCCAGCCGCTGGACGTGGATGCAATGCGCGCGGCGGCGAATGCCTTGGTCGGCGAGCATGACTTCTCCAGCTTCCGTTCCTCGCAGTGCCAGGCCAAGCACCCGGTGCGCCATATGCACCGCCTGGATATCGAGGAGCGGGGTCCGTTCCTCGTCTTCACGCTGAAGGCCAATGCGTTCCTGCATCACATGGTGCGCAACATCATGGGTGCGCTGTTGCAGGTCGGGCAGGGCAGGGAATCGGTGGACTGGATGGCGCAGCTTCTGTCGTGGCGCGACCGCAAGCTTGGCGCACCCACGTTTGCGCCGGATGGCTTGTACCTGTCCGCGATTGATTATCCCGAAGCGTTCGGCCTGGAAGAACTCGACGGCGGATCGTTGTTGTTGTCGCCATTTACTCAATCCTATTAG
- a CDS encoding type IV pilus assembly protein FimV yields MTQRSRQVKHARRLKALQWAIALAIGSSVCGSALAMRVGHSRVVSVPGAPLQAVVGLQELTADEIGSLKVSVADEAAWQRAGVKPPAPLASMVVRVEDGLDATRKNLRIRSTQPPASGAVDLLLNISSSSGQRQVQVSILVPLRGTGADVTPASVGAPARAGGTTGTVTVKSGDYLFAIAQRNAVPNASVYQMLVALWRANPEAFIQNNMNLVRTGQKLKIPDAATVRAVDPAEARRIFNEHAEAYAKYRARVGAAAGANPSVVKGQDAASGTVAQPGDTGVASASPPQDRVRLSTGQAQDSASAQAEAQADARTSSERALADAQGRVSQLQSNVDELNKAVAQQGAAAGSGAAGGQGAAGAAGASGSAGAPGAAGTSGAAGAPGAAGAPGAAGTPGATGTPGAAGAPGAAGTPGAAGTPGAAGTPGAAGTPGAAGTPGTAGTPGAAGTPGTAGTPGTAGTPGATGTPGAAGTPGAAGTPGAAGTSGAASTPGAAGTPGAASVPGTAGTPGAAGTPGAAGTPGASGAPGAAGTSGTAGTSGAAGTPGAAGAPGATDATGTSAPASTDKAVGTLPDKTSTSGMPSWLADNLLVIVTAVLALIAFAIAWLLRRAGARRGDDDEETYAYNEPALDTAALNRKLDTINLDLDEPPTDEPRRVGGPRV; encoded by the coding sequence GCGCTGGCCATGCGCGTGGGACATTCGCGTGTCGTTTCCGTGCCGGGTGCGCCGCTGCAGGCGGTGGTGGGGTTGCAGGAACTGACGGCCGATGAAATCGGGTCGCTGAAAGTGTCCGTGGCCGATGAGGCCGCCTGGCAGCGAGCGGGCGTCAAGCCGCCTGCTCCCTTGGCCAGCATGGTGGTCCGTGTCGAAGACGGCCTGGACGCCACGCGCAAGAATCTGCGCATCCGGTCCACGCAACCCCCGGCCAGCGGCGCGGTGGATCTGCTGCTGAACATCAGTTCCAGCTCGGGACAACGGCAGGTGCAGGTCAGTATTCTGGTGCCGCTGCGAGGCACGGGCGCCGACGTGACGCCGGCCTCCGTGGGCGCGCCCGCTCGCGCGGGGGGCACGACAGGAACCGTGACCGTGAAGTCCGGTGACTACCTCTTCGCCATTGCCCAGCGCAACGCGGTGCCCAATGCGTCGGTCTACCAGATGCTGGTGGCATTGTGGCGGGCCAATCCCGAGGCTTTCATCCAGAACAACATGAATCTGGTGCGCACCGGGCAGAAGCTCAAGATACCGGACGCGGCCACCGTGCGCGCCGTGGATCCGGCGGAAGCCCGCCGCATATTCAACGAACACGCCGAAGCCTATGCCAAGTACCGCGCCAGGGTCGGCGCGGCGGCAGGGGCGAATCCGTCGGTCGTCAAGGGTCAGGACGCAGCATCGGGCACCGTCGCCCAGCCTGGCGACACCGGCGTGGCCAGCGCTTCGCCGCCGCAAGATCGCGTGCGTTTGTCTACTGGCCAGGCGCAGGACAGCGCGTCGGCGCAAGCCGAAGCGCAGGCGGATGCGCGAACCTCCAGCGAACGCGCATTGGCGGACGCGCAGGGGCGCGTGAGTCAGCTGCAAAGCAATGTTGACGAACTGAACAAGGCCGTGGCCCAACAAGGCGCTGCCGCCGGCTCGGGTGCAGCAGGCGGTCAGGGCGCTGCGGGTGCGGCAGGTGCTTCGGGTTCGGCAGGTGCTCCGGGTGCGGCAGGTACTTCGGGCGCAGCAGGTGCTCCGGGCGCAGCAGGTGCTCCGGGCGCAGCAGGCACGCCAGGCGCAACAGGCACGCCAGGCGCAGCAGGTGCTCCGGGTGCGGCAGGCACTCCGGGCGCAGCAGGTACTCCGGGCGCCGCAGGTACTCCGGGCGCCGCAGGTACTCCGGGCGCAGCAGGTACTCCGGGCACTGCAGGTACTCCGGGCGCCGCAGGTACTCCGGGCACTGCAGGTACTCCGGGCACCGCAGGTACTCCGGGTGCGACAGGCACTCCGGGAGCAGCAGGCACTCCGGGAGCAGCAGGTACTCCGGGCGCAGCAGGCACTTCGGGCGCAGCAAGTACTCCGGGTGCAGCAGGTACTCCGGGTGCGGCAAGTGTTCCGGGCACCGCAGGCACGCCGGGCGCAGCAGGCACCCCGGGCGCAGCAGGTACCCCGGGTGCTTCAGGTGCTCCAGGTGCAGCGGGCACTTCGGGTACGGCCGGCACTTCGGGTGCAGCAGGCACGCCTGGAGCGGCAGGCGCTCCGGGGGCAACCGACGCGACGGGCACTTCCGCGCCCGCCTCGACGGACAAGGCCGTCGGCACTCTGCCCGACAAGACCAGCACTTCCGGCATGCCGAGCTGGCTTGCCGACAATCTGCTCGTGATCGTCACCGCCGTGCTGGCGCTGATTGCGTTTGCCATCGCCTGGCTGTTGCGCAGGGCCGGCGCGCGGCGCGGCGACGATGACGAAGAAACCTATGCCTACAACGAGCCAGCACTGGACACGGCAGCGCTGAATCGCAAGCTCGACACCATCAATCTCGACCTGGACGAACCGCCCACGGACGAACCGCGCCGAGTCGGCGGTCCACGGGTTTGA